One segment of Bacillus alkalisoli DNA contains the following:
- a CDS encoding B12-binding domain-containing radical SAM protein produces the protein MKTIVSTLNAKYIHTNIAIRYLKAYAKPEYDVEIVEYTIKDPAMNIVSDLIQRNPDIIGFSCYIWNIEETIKVINMLKKINPELIIVLGGPEVTYDVSYWIERLTNVDFIVIGEGEITFKQLLHQLHGAKDFSSIPGLAFRKGEENFIVPQRNKVDLKELPSPFRFEEDIPHFSKRVTYIETSRGCPFSCQFCLSSIEVGVRYFDREKVKDDIRYLMDHGAKTIKFVDRTFNISRSYAMEMFQFLIDEHKPGTVFQFEITADIMRPEVIQFLNDHAPRGLFRFEIGVQSTNDATNELVMRKQNFAKLTRTVSMVKEGQKIDQHLDLIAGLPEEDYNSFRQTFNDVFALRPEELQLGFLKMLRGTGLRLRAQEHNYVYMDHSPYEILGNNVLPFNDIIRIKQVEDVLEKYWNDHRMDETVEYLVSNVFDSPFDFFQQFGSFWDEQGWARIGHQLEDLFRRLYQFLENIKEEDELKILESFMKYDYLSNQKFKPRKPWWEDRLTKESRSTIYKKIIANPSLLGENFASLQLNEKELYKHTMIESFSFDLQQYVATNELKQNDSYLLVYFNQVENRSELFNFSI, from the coding sequence ATGAAAACAATCGTTTCAACATTAAATGCAAAATACATCCATACTAATATTGCTATAAGATATTTAAAGGCATATGCCAAACCAGAATATGATGTAGAAATTGTAGAATACACTATTAAAGACCCTGCAATGAATATCGTTTCCGACCTTATACAACGTAATCCAGACATTATCGGATTTAGTTGTTATATATGGAATATTGAAGAAACGATTAAAGTAATAAACATGTTAAAGAAAATCAATCCTGAACTAATAATTGTTTTAGGTGGCCCTGAAGTTACTTATGATGTTTCTTACTGGATAGAAAGACTGACAAATGTGGATTTTATTGTAATTGGAGAAGGCGAAATTACATTTAAGCAGTTATTACATCAATTACATGGTGCAAAAGATTTTTCTTCTATACCTGGTCTAGCTTTCCGTAAAGGAGAAGAAAACTTCATCGTTCCGCAACGGAATAAAGTAGACTTAAAAGAATTACCGTCGCCATTCCGTTTTGAAGAAGATATTCCGCATTTTTCTAAAAGGGTAACGTATATAGAAACTAGTCGAGGTTGTCCATTTAGTTGTCAATTTTGTCTTTCATCCATAGAGGTTGGAGTCCGTTACTTTGACCGCGAAAAGGTTAAAGATGATATTCGATATTTAATGGATCATGGAGCAAAAACAATTAAGTTCGTCGACCGAACATTTAATATCAGTAGAAGTTATGCCATGGAAATGTTTCAGTTCTTAATTGATGAACATAAACCTGGTACTGTTTTTCAATTTGAAATTACTGCAGACATCATGCGTCCTGAAGTTATCCAATTTTTAAATGACCATGCTCCTCGTGGTTTATTCCGATTCGAAATAGGCGTTCAATCTACAAATGACGCGACAAACGAACTTGTTATGCGCAAACAAAACTTTGCTAAGTTAACAAGAACGGTTTCCATGGTAAAAGAAGGGCAAAAAATTGATCAACATTTAGACTTAATCGCTGGATTGCCTGAAGAAGATTACAACAGCTTTAGACAAACTTTTAATGATGTGTTTGCCCTAAGACCTGAAGAGCTGCAATTAGGGTTCTTAAAGATGCTTCGTGGGACTGGATTACGATTACGTGCCCAAGAACATAACTATGTATATATGGATCATTCACCATATGAAATCTTAGGAAATAACGTATTGCCTTTTAATGACATTATAAGGATTAAACAAGTAGAAGATGTTTTGGAGAAATATTGGAACGATCACCGTATGGATGAAACGGTAGAATATTTAGTTTCAAATGTATTTGACTCTCCGTTTGACTTTTTCCAACAGTTCGGTTCATTCTGGGATGAACAAGGATGGGCAAGAATTGGTCACCAACTAGAAGATTTATTCCGTCGTTTGTACCAATTCTTAGAAAATATCAAAGAAGAAGATGAGTTAAAAATATTAGAGAGTTTTATGAAATATGATTATTTATCTAATCAAAAGTTCAAGCCACGTAAACCTTGGTGGGAAGATCGTCTAACAAAAGAAAGTAGAAGTACTATTTACAAAAAGATAATTGCAAATCCGTCCTTATTAGGTGAAAATTTCGCAAGCTTACAATTAAATGAGAAGGAACTATATAAACATACGATGATTGAAAGTTTTTCATTTGACTTACAACAATATGTAGCTACAAATGAATTGAAACAGAATGATTCATATTTATTAGTATACTTTAATCAAGTTGAAAACCGTTCTGAGCTATTTAATTTCTCTATTTAA
- a CDS encoding DUF3905 domain-containing protein, giving the protein MTKDKDIETPFIDETMPHQISAPSFKGTDMKMQQPFVNEHGIVIGDSKYNSPDSPLNNWSDDIDPAIMAGDEWIHPTNDIGWNSSENRELIEKQKKPEGVPFMHPDKDVGYGRD; this is encoded by the coding sequence ATGACAAAAGATAAAGATATAGAAACCCCTTTTATTGATGAAACGATGCCACATCAAATTAGTGCTCCTTCTTTTAAAGGTACGGATATGAAAATGCAACAACCATTTGTAAATGAACACGGTATTGTAATTGGAGACAGCAAATACAATTCACCTGATTCCCCGTTAAACAATTGGTCTGATGATATTGATCCTGCAATAATGGCTGGTGATGAATGGATTCACCCTACAAATGATATAGGATGGAACTCTTCAGAGAATAGAGAACTTATTGAGAAGCAGAAAAAGCCTGAGGGAGTGCCCTTTATGCATCCTGATAAGGACGTGGGTTATGGAAGGGATTAA
- a CDS encoding TrkH family potassium uptake protein has translation MNLNFRQKIHRLSPAQLIVSFYLIAVLIAVILLSLPIARNPGVDWTFINALFTAVSAVSVTGLTVVNTAETFTIPGVFILAFLLQFGGVGVMALGTFIWLILGRKIGLRERKLMMVDQNQSNLSGIVKLIKQILVLILTIEFIGAVILGTYYLNYFGTWQEAYLHGFFASVSATTNGGFDITGESLVPFAGDYFVQFITMLLITTGAIGFPVLIEIKEFVMNKKGRFRFSLFTKITTVIFGILVLFGTVMTLLLEFNNFFKGMAWHEAFFYALFQSVTTRSGGLSTMDVSEFTMPTLLVMCALMFIGASPSSVGGGIRTTTFALNCLFLYHFARGNKNIKVFRREIHEEDIIKSLVVLFLAIILWFSSVTFLTFTENGKFELIEIMFEVSSAFGTTGLSMGITPELSTLGKSLIICLMFIGRVGLLTFLFMMESKRKPPKYHYPVERIIIG, from the coding sequence ATTAACTTAAATTTTCGGCAAAAAATACACAGATTATCGCCGGCTCAACTTATTGTTAGTTTTTATTTAATCGCAGTATTAATAGCCGTTATTTTGCTTAGCTTACCTATTGCTAGAAATCCTGGAGTCGATTGGACATTTATTAATGCCCTATTTACAGCAGTGAGTGCCGTTAGTGTTACGGGACTAACAGTTGTTAATACAGCAGAAACATTCACAATTCCTGGCGTATTTATACTAGCATTTCTCCTTCAATTTGGTGGAGTAGGTGTAATGGCTCTAGGTACTTTTATATGGTTAATTCTTGGTAGGAAAATTGGTCTAAGAGAAAGAAAGCTTATGATGGTTGATCAAAACCAATCAAATCTTTCTGGGATTGTAAAGCTTATAAAGCAAATTCTAGTTCTTATATTAACAATTGAGTTTATTGGAGCAGTAATCCTTGGTACTTATTATTTAAATTACTTCGGTACGTGGCAAGAGGCATATTTACATGGTTTTTTCGCATCAGTTAGTGCTACTACAAACGGTGGATTCGATATTACTGGTGAATCACTCGTACCTTTCGCTGGCGATTACTTCGTACAGTTCATTACGATGTTACTCATTACAACTGGAGCAATCGGCTTTCCAGTGTTAATCGAAATTAAAGAATTTGTGATGAATAAAAAAGGGCGTTTTCGTTTTTCTTTGTTCACCAAAATTACGACCGTTATTTTTGGTATACTTGTGCTTTTTGGGACCGTAATGACTTTATTATTAGAATTTAATAACTTTTTCAAAGGAATGGCCTGGCACGAAGCTTTCTTTTATGCATTGTTTCAATCTGTCACAACGAGAAGTGGTGGTTTATCAACAATGGATGTAAGTGAGTTTACGATGCCTACTTTATTAGTAATGTGTGCCTTAATGTTTATCGGTGCATCACCAAGCTCAGTTGGTGGTGGAATACGTACAACGACATTCGCACTTAACTGCTTATTCTTATACCACTTTGCAAGAGGGAATAAAAATATTAAGGTGTTCAGACGAGAAATTCACGAGGAAGATATAATTAAATCGTTAGTTGTCCTATTTCTTGCCATCATTTTATGGTTCAGTTCTGTTACCTTTTTGACGTTTACTGAAAACGGTAAATTCGAACTCATTGAAATAATGTTCGAAGTAAGTTCTGCTTTCGGTACAACAGGCTTATCGATGGGCATTACGCCTGAATTATCTACTTTAGGAAAATCATTAATTATTTGTTTAATGTTTATAGGACGAGTAGGTCTTTTAACTTTCTTATTTATGATGGAAAGTAAAAGAAAACCTCCGAAATACCATTATCCTGTTGAACGAATTATTATAGGTTAA
- a CDS encoding alpha/beta-type small acid-soluble spore protein, with translation MARNSNKLLVPGIEQALDQIKYEIAQEFGVTLGSDTVARANGSVGGEITKRLVKQAQSQLKGH, from the coding sequence ATGGCAAGAAATAGTAACAAACTTCTTGTACCTGGTATTGAGCAAGCTTTAGATCAAATCAAATATGAAATCGCACAAGAATTCGGTGTTACGCTTGGTTCTGATACAGTAGCACGTGCTAACGGATCTGTTGGTGGCGAAATTACAAAACGTCTTGTGAAACAAGCTCAATCTCAATTAAAGGGTCACTAA
- a CDS encoding anti-sigma factor domain-containing protein encodes MRKGIVLEIHRDYITMMTPDGEFLKSNKQQDMKYDIGEEVAFFPIQDVATNKKFGFSLSKLNIATAVSVLTAIILVLSIYPRMFTNQVHAYVSFDVNPSVEIAVNKDLKVISLEGLNADGEKIVTELKNWKHEDLQAVSSKLLIIVKEQGYMLEGKTVLIASVLTDLDNLAFKSKMEIEMIEITKEIQQEEVTVTVLETNMKKRENARQKGISAGALVQQEQKAIAVEDDIVEDENEDEVKGTSSEDVDSKEEKVENKNDSRKEEKRESKEEKREAQQERKQEKLNNHGQQQKQLRQQQNNERKIERHSQKNNVKNNKHLNKGNNGNKQNQGNKNNGNKGNRGNGNNGNKGNNGNKKNN; translated from the coding sequence ATGAGAAAAGGGATTGTGTTAGAAATTCATCGTGACTACATCACAATGATGACCCCTGATGGAGAATTTTTGAAGTCAAACAAACAACAAGATATGAAATACGACATCGGTGAAGAAGTGGCTTTTTTTCCCATTCAGGACGTTGCTACTAATAAAAAGTTTGGGTTTTCACTTTCTAAATTAAACATAGCTACAGCTGTTAGTGTACTAACTGCAATTATATTAGTATTATCCATTTATCCAAGAATGTTTACTAATCAAGTACATGCCTATGTTTCATTTGACGTGAATCCTAGCGTTGAGATTGCAGTAAATAAAGACTTAAAAGTTATTTCGTTAGAAGGATTAAATGCTGATGGTGAAAAAATAGTCACGGAGCTGAAAAACTGGAAACACGAAGACTTACAAGCGGTCTCCAGTAAACTTCTAATAATAGTAAAAGAACAAGGTTACATGTTAGAGGGAAAAACAGTCTTGATTGCTTCCGTATTAACGGACCTCGATAATCTAGCATTCAAATCTAAAATGGAAATTGAAATGATAGAGATTACAAAAGAAATTCAACAAGAAGAAGTAACAGTAACTGTTCTTGAAACAAACATGAAAAAAAGAGAAAATGCACGTCAAAAGGGAATCTCAGCAGGAGCTTTAGTTCAACAAGAACAAAAAGCGATTGCTGTAGAAGACGATATTGTAGAAGATGAAAACGAAGACGAAGTAAAAGGGACTTCTTCGGAAGATGTAGATAGCAAAGAAGAAAAAGTAGAGAATAAAAACGATAGTAGAAAAGAAGAAAAACGTGAGTCAAAAGAAGAAAAAAGAGAAGCGCAACAAGAAAGAAAACAAGAAAAGTTGAATAATCATGGTCAACAGCAAAAACAATTACGCCAACAGCAAAACAATGAACGCAAAATAGAAAGACATTCCCAAAAAAATAATGTGAAAAATAACAAACATTTAAACAAGGGCAACAACGGAAATAAACAAAACCAAGGTAACAAGAACAACGGAAATAAAGGCAATAGAGGTAATGGTAACAACGGAAATAAAGGCAATAACGGCAATAAAAAGAACAATTAA
- the sigI gene encoding RNA polymerase sigma factor SigI codes for MLSLLFKFGRKKKLSLEDEVLEIHNGNTELHNELINKYKPFIAKSVSTVCKRYISESDDEFSIGLIAFNEAIEKYSTDKGSSLLSFADLIIKRRVIDFIRKESKNLTVSLSDQDTNNEEAIPNLIEASLSVVEYEKQLDQQQRREEIFYYQTVLKDFGLSFNDLLECSPKHVDARESAINVANILVEKEELKKHLFDKKTLPMKHLEGLVDVSRKTLERNRKYIIAISIILAGDYIYLKEYLKGAITNEKRDCVRNSS; via the coding sequence ATGCTGAGCCTATTGTTTAAATTCGGCAGAAAAAAGAAATTATCTTTAGAAGATGAAGTATTAGAAATCCATAATGGGAATACAGAGCTTCACAATGAACTTATAAATAAATATAAACCATTTATCGCAAAATCGGTTTCAACCGTGTGTAAAAGGTATATTAGTGAATCTGATGACGAATTTAGTATCGGTTTAATAGCCTTTAACGAAGCAATAGAAAAATACTCTACTGACAAAGGGAGTTCATTGCTGTCGTTTGCTGACTTAATTATTAAACGAAGAGTAATTGATTTTATTAGAAAAGAAAGTAAAAACTTAACCGTTTCTTTATCGGATCAGGATACGAACAATGAAGAAGCAATACCTAATCTTATCGAAGCTTCTTTATCTGTAGTGGAATACGAAAAGCAATTAGATCAACAACAACGTAGAGAAGAAATTTTCTATTATCAAACAGTACTCAAAGATTTTGGACTATCATTTAATGACCTATTAGAATGTTCACCAAAGCATGTGGACGCCAGAGAAAGTGCGATTAATGTTGCCAATATCTTAGTAGAAAAAGAAGAGTTAAAAAAACATCTGTTTGATAAAAAAACATTGCCAATGAAACATTTAGAGGGTCTAGTGGATGTAAGTCGCAAAACGTTAGAGAGAAATAGAAAATACATTATAGCGATATCCATCATTTTAGCGGGGGATTATATATATTTAAAAGAATATTTAAAAGGGGCGATTACGAATGAGAAAAGGGATTGTGTTAGAAATTCATCGTGA
- a CDS encoding DUF5667 domain-containing protein: MKKTVVSCSLVALLVTASPLAATVTYGQGVEGEKKEVTTIQVEQNQKELERITLDTVVSADENAEEVEQPSLLPGNFFYFVKTFFEKLQLTLANGDMEKAEKLLEIAQERLLEAEVLFTAGKDQKAEETLQRALEAIEKFQDVIEEDTDVEENEETNEESDVVEEEFVEETDTAEEEVLEEENELVEEDEKFELEVKLTQNMYSLSKALNKVSNPVAKAALTRNIERAYDRLVNKYPEHEEQLAQLLAELLNNEEVVEETVEPIEETEVVEEGTQEVVEENATDEVNEEEDVSTEDEVEEVKEEEKEEKNKVTKEKKNKVTKEKKNYEQEKKKEVKQNLQAKKDSVKAKQQEKKAQVKEKVQKKRQNATKQSNGNAKAEGKGKNN; encoded by the coding sequence TTGAAAAAAACAGTAGTAAGTTGTTCATTAGTAGCATTATTAGTCACTGCTTCTCCATTGGCAGCAACCGTTACATACGGACAAGGTGTAGAGGGAGAGAAAAAAGAGGTAACAACTATTCAAGTTGAACAAAATCAAAAAGAATTAGAGCGTATAACATTAGATACAGTAGTATCAGCAGATGAAAACGCAGAAGAAGTAGAACAGCCATCATTACTTCCAGGAAATTTCTTTTACTTTGTAAAAACATTCTTTGAAAAACTACAATTAACTTTAGCGAATGGCGATATGGAAAAAGCAGAAAAGTTACTTGAAATTGCTCAAGAAAGATTATTAGAAGCTGAAGTTCTATTCACAGCAGGGAAAGATCAAAAAGCAGAAGAAACATTACAACGCGCATTAGAGGCTATTGAAAAGTTCCAAGACGTAATCGAAGAAGATACTGATGTAGAAGAAAACGAAGAAACGAACGAAGAGTCCGACGTTGTAGAAGAAGAGTTCGTTGAAGAGACTGATACTGCGGAAGAAGAAGTATTAGAAGAGGAAAATGAACTTGTAGAAGAGGACGAAAAGTTCGAACTAGAAGTAAAACTTACGCAAAATATGTATTCTTTAAGTAAGGCTCTAAATAAAGTTTCTAATCCTGTTGCAAAAGCTGCGTTAACTAGAAATATTGAAAGAGCGTATGATAGATTAGTTAATAAATATCCTGAACACGAGGAACAACTAGCTCAATTATTAGCAGAATTATTAAATAATGAGGAAGTTGTGGAGGAAACAGTTGAACCAATCGAAGAAACCGAAGTAGTTGAAGAGGGTACACAAGAAGTTGTAGAAGAAAATGCAACGGATGAAGTGAATGAAGAAGAAGACGTTTCAACAGAAGATGAAGTAGAAGAGGTAAAAGAAGAAGAAAAAGAAGAGAAAAATAAAGTAACAAAAGAAAAGAAAAATAAAGTAACAAAAGAAAAGAAAAACTATGAGCAAGAAAAGAAAAAAGAAGTAAAACAAAATCTACAAGCTAAAAAAGATAGCGTAAAAGCGAAACAACAAGAAAAGAAAGCACAAGTAAAAGAAAAAGTGCAAAAAAAACGTCAAAATGCCACAAAACAAAGTAATGGAAATGCAAAAGCGGAAGGTAAAGGTAAAAATAACTAA
- a CDS encoding SDR family oxidoreductase: MKTYLFTGFPGFLCNELVKELLSTRTDIGEMIFLVLPSMKDKALHDLEKYKKFYPNINYSVVVGDITNSYQQWGDLKNKKDIQFVFHLAAIYDLAVKEKIAYSVNVNGTKNILEWLKTLPSLERFVYFSTAYVAGEREGIIYEHELNKEQTFKNHYEKTKYLAEVAVKDSMSEIPQTIIRPGIVIGHSETGKTAKFDGPYMILNCFHSLRYLPFIPYLGKGDAELNVVPVDYVIKATAHLAHAESGLNKTFHLTHPQPILIKEAYELLLYQTLKKRPKGTLPLSMAKACLSIPLLRKWLRVEKESLDYFTCKTSFDCSETQKALSDTNIKCRTFKTTVTTMVDYYIENEHDKSKHIVIN; the protein is encoded by the coding sequence ATGAAAACATATTTATTTACTGGATTTCCTGGTTTTTTATGTAATGAATTAGTAAAAGAATTATTATCCACCAGAACTGACATTGGAGAAATGATTTTCTTAGTTTTACCTTCCATGAAAGATAAAGCCTTACATGATCTTGAAAAATATAAAAAATTCTATCCTAATATTAACTACAGCGTAGTGGTAGGGGATATCACAAACTCATATCAGCAATGGGGAGATTTGAAAAACAAAAAAGACATTCAATTCGTTTTTCATTTAGCTGCCATTTACGATTTAGCAGTAAAAGAAAAAATAGCCTATTCTGTAAATGTTAATGGTACTAAAAACATCTTAGAATGGTTAAAAACATTACCCTCACTAGAAAGGTTTGTATACTTTAGTACTGCGTATGTTGCAGGTGAACGCGAAGGAATAATTTACGAACATGAGTTAAATAAAGAACAAACATTTAAAAATCATTATGAAAAAACAAAATATTTAGCTGAAGTAGCTGTTAAAGATTCTATGAGTGAAATTCCACAAACAATTATTCGTCCGGGAATAGTAATTGGTCACAGTGAAACTGGAAAGACAGCTAAATTTGATGGCCCATATATGATTCTAAATTGCTTCCATTCTTTAAGATATTTACCTTTCATTCCATATTTAGGGAAAGGTGATGCAGAACTAAATGTTGTACCTGTTGATTACGTTATAAAGGCAACAGCACACTTAGCACATGCAGAAAGTGGACTAAATAAAACGTTTCATCTAACTCATCCACAACCAATTTTAATTAAAGAGGCTTACGAGCTTCTGTTATACCAAACACTAAAGAAACGGCCAAAAGGGACGTTGCCATTAAGTATGGCGAAAGCTTGTCTATCTATTCCATTATTAAGAAAGTGGCTAAGAGTTGAAAAAGAATCATTAGACTATTTTACATGTAAAACCAGTTTCGATTGTTCAGAAACTCAAAAAGCTTTAAGTGATACAAACATTAAATGCAGGACATTTAAAACTACCGTTACAACTATGGTAGATTATTATATAGAAAATGAACATGACAAATCAAAACATATTGTCATAAATTAA
- the ku gene encoding non-homologous end joining protein Ku encodes MHTMWKGSISFGLVNIPIKMFSATEDKDVKLRTLHKECHTPIKYEKVCPNCEKEVENEDLVKGYEYVKGKFVILEDEELEQLKKEHEDKNVKIIDFVKLDDIDPIYFNRSYFLGPGENGSKAYSLLREALQTSGKIGVAEITIRSKQQLAVVRVYKDCLIMETIHYPDEVRNVKDVPSVPEKTDVNEQELKTAIMLIDQLTTEFEPDKYEDDYREAILTLIESKITNEQGTTTPKEGEKNNVVDLMSALQASIERTKKEEPKKVAKPSKETEPLKTVGKTEPKKRTTRKKATS; translated from the coding sequence ATGCATACGATGTGGAAAGGTTCTATCAGTTTTGGTTTAGTAAATATACCTATAAAGATGTTCTCAGCCACTGAAGATAAAGATGTGAAACTGCGTACTCTACACAAGGAATGCCATACCCCGATAAAGTACGAAAAAGTTTGCCCTAACTGTGAAAAAGAAGTGGAAAATGAAGACCTTGTTAAAGGATATGAATATGTAAAAGGAAAATTCGTCATTTTAGAAGATGAAGAGTTAGAACAGTTAAAAAAAGAACATGAAGATAAAAATGTAAAGATCATTGACTTCGTTAAACTAGATGACATTGACCCTATTTATTTTAATCGGTCATACTTCTTAGGTCCTGGGGAAAATGGTAGTAAAGCATACTCCTTATTAAGAGAAGCATTACAAACTTCAGGTAAAATCGGGGTTGCTGAAATTACTATCCGCTCTAAACAACAATTAGCAGTTGTACGTGTTTACAAAGATTGTTTAATCATGGAAACCATCCATTATCCTGATGAAGTTAGAAATGTGAAAGATGTTCCAAGCGTCCCAGAAAAAACCGATGTTAATGAGCAAGAGTTAAAGACAGCCATTATGCTTATCGATCAATTAACAACAGAATTTGAACCAGACAAATATGAAGATGATTATCGTGAAGCAATTTTAACGTTGATTGAATCTAAAATAACGAACGAACAAGGGACAACCACTCCAAAAGAGGGGGAAAAGAATAACGTAGTCGACTTAATGAGTGCACTTCAAGCTAGTATAGAACGGACAAAGAAAGAGGAACCAAAAAAAGTTGCTAAACCATCTAAAGAAACAGAGCCACTTAAAACAGTTGGAAAAACAGAGCCAAAAAAGCGTACCACTCGAAAAAAAGCGACAAGTTAA
- a CDS encoding DNA ligase D — MIKPMLPTLFKDPPEGDEWVYEVKYDGFRCIVIIGDKITLQSRAGNELNQQFPDIVDELLSFREKYKNKLPIKLDAELSILSSEVKADFSSIQKRGRTKTKETITKLLTKLPASLCVFDLLEYDHVDYKNKPYMERKTTLHKLLSDFSSAKMIYVPSYENLTEIWNLVKSADGEGIIAKKKNSKWEDGKRTTNWIKTKNFKSASCFITRYEKSNGYFHLGVFSNNSIVPVGLFSHGLDSEERTALLHVIKENKTREDTHFIEVPPNICVDIFYLELYDRQLRHPEFHQFRFDLAPEDCTLEKLTKKNSEIPATVTITNPDKPLWDNPRISKADYLQYLVTVAPYMLPFLKDRLLTVIRYPHGMSGESFYQKNCPDYAPTFVHTARQNDTDFILCNNIDTLCWLGNQLAIEFHIPFQSIHYDHPSEIVFDLDPPSIEYFSLAIQAALMMKEIFDQLKLQSFLKTSGRKGLQVYIPLPDGTFTYEMTRKFTQFIAEYLISKEPSLFTVERLKKNRGNRLYIDYLQHWEGKTIIAPYSPRGTDFAGVATPLYWNEVNDSLQPDQFTLYNIHERLVSKGGPFSDFFLKKEKQPFEPVLQFLNKV, encoded by the coding sequence ATGATTAAACCGATGTTGCCAACTCTATTTAAAGACCCACCAGAGGGCGATGAATGGGTATATGAAGTAAAATACGACGGCTTTCGTTGTATTGTAATTATTGGAGATAAGATAACACTACAAAGTCGAGCCGGAAATGAGTTGAATCAACAATTTCCCGATATAGTAGACGAACTACTCTCTTTTAGAGAAAAATACAAAAACAAATTACCGATAAAATTGGATGCTGAACTATCTATTCTTTCTTCAGAAGTAAAGGCAGATTTTTCTTCTATACAAAAAAGAGGAAGAACAAAAACAAAAGAAACAATCACAAAGCTATTAACGAAGTTACCAGCTAGTTTGTGTGTATTTGATTTACTTGAATATGATCATGTTGATTACAAAAACAAGCCTTATATGGAACGAAAAACTACTTTACATAAGCTACTATCCGATTTTAGTTCAGCAAAAATGATTTATGTACCTTCTTACGAAAACTTAACAGAAATTTGGAACTTAGTAAAAAGTGCAGATGGTGAAGGTATTATCGCGAAGAAAAAAAACAGTAAGTGGGAGGATGGAAAACGGACGACGAATTGGATTAAAACAAAGAATTTTAAATCAGCTAGTTGTTTTATTACCCGTTACGAAAAAAGTAATGGCTATTTTCATTTAGGAGTATTTTCAAACAACAGTATAGTACCAGTTGGACTTTTCTCTCATGGGTTAGATTCTGAGGAACGTACCGCCCTACTTCATGTTATAAAAGAAAATAAGACTAGGGAGGATACACACTTTATTGAAGTACCACCTAACATTTGTGTAGACATATTTTATTTGGAATTATACGACAGACAACTACGACACCCTGAATTTCATCAGTTCCGTTTTGACCTTGCGCCTGAAGATTGCACCCTAGAAAAACTAACAAAAAAAAATAGTGAGATTCCAGCAACTGTTACTATAACAAATCCGGATAAACCATTATGGGATAACCCGAGAATTTCGAAAGCAGATTATTTACAATACTTAGTTACTGTTGCACCATACATGTTACCGTTTTTAAAAGACAGATTATTAACAGTTATTCGCTATCCGCACGGTATGTCTGGAGAAAGTTTTTATCAGAAAAACTGCCCAGATTATGCTCCTACTTTTGTTCATACAGCTAGGCAGAATGATACCGATTTTATCCTTTGTAATAATATTGATACTCTATGTTGGTTAGGAAATCAGCTGGCAATTGAATTTCACATTCCGTTTCAATCTATTCATTACGATCATCCGAGTGAGATAGTATTTGACTTAGATCCTCCTTCCATCGAATATTTTTCATTAGCTATTCAAGCTGCATTAATGATGAAAGAAATATTCGATCAACTAAAGCTTCAATCTTTCTTAAAAACTTCAGGACGAAAAGGGCTTCAAGTGTATATTCCTTTACCAGATGGAACATTCACTTATGAAATGACTCGTAAATTCACGCAATTTATTGCTGAATACTTAATTTCTAAAGAACCAAGCTTATTTACTGTGGAGAGGTTAAAGAAAAATAGAGGAAACAGATTATATATAGACTATTTACAGCACTGGGAAGGAAAAACCATCATCGCACCTTACTCACCACGTGGAACTGACTTTGCAGGAGTTGCCACTCCACTCTACTGGAATGAGGTAAACGATTCCTTACAACCTGACCAATTTACTTTATATAACATACATGAGAGGTTAGTAAGCAAAGGAGGTCCTTTTTCTGATTTTTTTCTAAAAAAAGAAAAACAGCCATTTGAACCAGTATTACAATTTCTAAATAAAGTATAA